From the Buteo buteo chromosome 1, bButBut1.hap1.1, whole genome shotgun sequence genome, one window contains:
- the NKX1-1 gene encoding NK1 transcription factor-related protein 1: MDSHGEQRLSAGGEPPLFSCPGNRERQGDNQSNTPGQEGAVAALPVVHRTTSFSVLDILDPNKFNSKRRHCALLYKSGGSEFPLGADEKPEDSATELAQQKALAEDFDTCKKSADLSKDGELYKGEECDLDYSSRPSRSPDSEPPDDEELCSEESTGGSSSSTGSSSSVVPGDPEPGHHVHAEAAEAGGVPPPAAPPPPPPPPPPPPPPPVSGQQGQQQAKPKRKRTGSDSKSGKPRRARTAFTYEQLVALENKFKSTRYLSVCERLNLALSLSLTETQVKIWFQNRRTKWKKQNPGADTSAPTGGGGGGGGAGGGLGGGALPGGLSPLSHSPPMGNPLSMHGPGSYAGHPAGGLVCAAQLPFLPSPAVLSPFVLGSQTYGAPAFYTPHL; this comes from the exons ATGGACAGCCATGGGGAGCAGCGGCTGTCGGCCGGAGGCGAGCCGCCCCTTTTTTCCTGCCCTGGAAATCGGGAGAGGCAAGGGGACAACCAGAGCAACACCCCCGGGCAAGAGGGGGCAGTGGCAGCGCTGCCCGTGGTGCACAGAACCACCTCCTTCTCCGTCCTCGACATCCTGGACCCTAACAAATTCAACAGCAAACGGCGGCACTGCGCGCTCTTGTACAAATCGGGGGGCTCCGAGTTCCCGCTGGGGGCGGACGAGAAGCCCGAGGACTCAGCGACGGAGCTGGCCCAGCAAAAGGCTCTGGCCGAAGATTTCGACACCTGCAAGAAGTCCGCGGACCTGAGCA AGGACGGCGAGCTCTACAAGGGCGAAGAGTGCGACCTCGACTACAGCAGCCGGCCGAGCCGCAGCCCCGACAGCGAGCCGCCGGACGACGAGGAGCTGTGCAGCGAGGAGAGCaccggcggcagcagcagcagcaccggcagcagcagctccgtgGTCCCCGGAGACCCCGAGCCGGGCCACCACGTCCACGCCGAGGCGGCCGAGGCCGGCGGCGTCCCAcctcccgccgctccccccccgccgcccccgccgccccctccgccgccgcccccgccggtGTCCgggcagcagggccagcagcaggcGAAGCCCAAGAGGAAGAGGACGGGCTCGGACTCCAAGTCGGGGAAGCCCCGGCGGGCGCGGACAGCTTTCACCTACGAGCAGCTGGTGGCGCTGGAGAACAAGTTCAAGTCCACCCGGTACCTCTCGGTGTGCGAGCGCCTCAACCTGGCCCTCTCGCTCAGCCTCACCGAGACGCAGGTGAAGATCTGGTTCCAGAACCGCCGCACCAAGtggaagaagcaaaacccgGGCGCCGACACCAGCGCTCCcaccggcggcgggggcggcggcggcggggccgggggcgggtTGGGCGGCGGGGCTTTGccgggggggctcagccccctcAGCCACTCGCCGCCCATGGGCAACCCGCTCTCCATGCACGGCCCCGGTAGCTACGCCGGGCACCCCGCCGGCGGGCTGGTCTGCGCCGCCCAGCTGCCCTTTCTGCCCAGCCCCGCCGTCCTCTCGCCCTTCGTCCTGGGCTCGCAGACTTACGGCGCTCCGGCTTTCTACACCCCGCACCTATAA